In one window of Bacteroidota bacterium DNA:
- a CDS encoding T9SS type A sorting domain-containing protein has protein sequence NPDPVIELSDEGNCFELDMNGLDTSPNICNLTNYKDIKISYDINCPISGDGFNKATYLIDIHQDDEDVVDDFEFTLVYFDCTLDQNPERIDEYTLWEDYIVKNHDDYIQNGGALEITGLVGMAPGTNIFVETGGQLLLNGGKITNVCDAFWEGIDVWGDTYLSQYPFSNQGYVRITNGGTIAHADDGIQVSRIINGEYYYGTTGGIIKCDSAFFSNNNTDVSFYSYTNFSPYSQADMPNASYFKNTCFINDEICIKEKYVSLNTVDGIKFKGCSFTNNVTQADCQSQQFKGNGIYSFNAGFYVQSYCRDNTYPCTNPIPCSFSSLDHGIYALNAEFNEIIDIDSAIFKNNKTGIYMSLVSQQSINRNSFVLDENHDLSGYGDEIVIGANLEYCQNFTIEENDFLNASNLIETGGLQILNAGPHHNEIYNNSFNGHKAGIIAAGNNRDGYGTGLCIKCNDFTDCTNDIYVTNEGGSGYLGVAYKQGDVAPIPPQGQYPDPTYAAGNTFTEMSGDYTNYTNLENCHQIEYTYHGNVGNPEIKVEPDHRNPPAPSEHIKPIPDQSVTYNSKSEACPSNIGTGINLTSASSMLASESALVDAYLDTLNIYIDGGDTEGLNQEVQLSLPDEALEVRQELMSHSPYLSDTVMISSIQKENVLPNVMIRDVLVANPQSAKTPSVMQNLNARFDPMPDYMMDEIMMGQYVFGNKELLEQKLSGHKTARDRSFAKLLRHYHSDTINASSGDSIISLLYRQTYPEAHYHLALYYISHGDSANAFAIMNDIPNQFTLSPNETEICNLYSDLIEIQWDIIKDTNALDSVQIASVYDIYFHQNTLPGVFARNMLINANELQYIEPVYLPANFKVTPIWHHQGSKKQASKLLVFPNPAKTFFIVEYSLDRHYDDALLILTDISGKHIASIDAECQQNQVLVPVHDLPAGIYILRLMQGYNILESKKISISR, from the coding sequence CAATCCGGATCCTGTAATTGAATTATCCGATGAAGGTAACTGTTTCGAATTAGACATGAATGGTTTGGATACAAGTCCGAATATCTGTAATCTTACAAATTATAAAGATATAAAGATAAGCTACGATATTAACTGCCCCATTTCAGGAGATGGATTTAATAAAGCAACATACCTTATAGATATCCATCAGGATGACGAAGATGTGGTAGATGACTTTGAGTTTACATTGGTGTATTTCGATTGCACTCTCGACCAAAATCCTGAAAGGATTGATGAATATACCCTTTGGGAAGATTATATTGTAAAAAATCATGATGATTATATCCAAAATGGTGGAGCCCTTGAAATAACCGGACTGGTTGGGATGGCACCGGGAACAAATATTTTTGTTGAAACAGGTGGGCAATTGCTGTTAAATGGAGGAAAAATCACCAATGTCTGTGATGCTTTTTGGGAAGGCATTGATGTATGGGGGGATACATATCTGAGCCAGTACCCTTTTTCAAACCAGGGCTATGTGAGAATAACAAACGGTGGAACTATTGCTCATGCAGATGATGGAATTCAGGTTTCAAGAATCATTAACGGAGAGTATTATTATGGAACTACGGGAGGGATTATAAAATGCGATAGCGCCTTTTTCTCTAACAACAACACCGATGTATCATTCTATTCATACACGAATTTTAGTCCTTATTCGCAGGCCGACATGCCGAACGCATCATATTTCAAGAATACCTGTTTCATTAATGACGAAATATGTATAAAAGAAAAGTATGTAAGCCTGAATACTGTTGATGGAATTAAGTTTAAGGGTTGTTCTTTCACAAACAACGTAACTCAGGCTGATTGCCAGTCTCAGCAATTCAAGGGAAACGGAATATATAGTTTTAATGCAGGTTTTTATGTCCAAAGTTATTGCAGGGATAATACATACCCCTGCACCAATCCCATTCCATGTTCATTCTCCAGCCTGGATCATGGAATTTATGCGCTGAATGCAGAATTCAATGAAATAATAGATATTGACAGCGCTATCTTTAAAAACAATAAAACCGGCATTTATATGAGCCTTGTTTCACAACAAAGCATCAACAGGAATAGCTTTGTTCTTGATGAAAACCATGACTTGTCGGGCTATGGAGATGAAATTGTAATAGGAGCCAATCTGGAATACTGCCAGAACTTTACAATCGAAGAAAACGATTTCTTAAATGCTTCAAATCTCATTGAAACCGGTGGATTGCAGATTTTAAATGCGGGACCACATCATAATGAAATATACAACAACAGTTTTAATGGGCATAAGGCAGGAATTATTGCTGCCGGAAACAACAGAGATGGATATGGCACAGGCTTATGCATTAAGTGCAACGATTTCACGGATTGCACAAATGACATTTATGTAACAAATGAAGGCGGTAGCGGTTATTTAGGTGTTGCATATAAGCAGGGAGATGTTGCTCCTATACCACCACAAGGCCAGTATCCCGATCCAACCTATGCAGCCGGCAATACATTTACTGAAATGAGTGGGGATTATACCAACTACACGAATCTTGAAAATTGCCACCAGATTGAATATACCTATCATGGGAATGTTGGGAATCCTGAAATAAAAGTTGAGCCGGATCATCGTAACCCACCAGCTCCTTCTGAACATATAAAACCAATACCAGATCAAAGTGTTACTTATAATTCAAAATCAGAAGCCTGCCCGTCAAATATTGGAACCGGAATAAACCTTACTTCAGCATCAAGCATGCTGGCCAGTGAATCAGCTCTTGTTGATGCTTACCTTGATACCTTGAACATATATATTGACGGTGGTGATACGGAAGGGCTGAACCAGGAAGTTCAACTCAGCTTACCGGATGAAGCCCTTGAAGTAAGACAGGAGTTGATGAGCCACTCACCATATTTATCCGATACGGTGATGATCTCATCCATTCAAAAGGAGAATGTACTGCCGAATGTCATGATCCGTGATGTATTGGTAGCCAACCCACAATCGGCCAAAACACCATCCGTGATGCAGAACCTGAATGCACGATTTGATCCTATGCCCGACTATATGATGGATGAGATAATGATGGGTCAATATGTATTTGGCAATAAGGAGCTTCTGGAACAAAAACTGTCAGGCCATAAAACAGCAAGAGACAGATCTTTTGCCAAACTACTCAGACATTATCATAGTGATACCATCAATGCTTCATCAGGTGATAGTATAATATCCTTATTATACAGGCAAACTTATCCAGAAGCGCATTACCACTTAGCGTTGTATTATATAAGCCATGGCGATTCAGCAAATGCATTTGCTATTATGAATGATATTCCCAACCAATTCACCTTAAGCCCGAATGAGACGGAGATCTGTAATCTTTATTCAGATCTGATCGAAATCCAATGGGATATCATCAAAGACACCAATGCTTTGGACAGTGTCCAAATTGCCAGTGTTTATGACATATATTTTCATCAAAACACCTTACCCGGAGTATTTGCACGCAATATGTTAATTAATGCAAATGAGCTTCAATATATTGAGCCTGTTTATTTACCTGCAAACTTCAAGGTCACTCCTATCTGGCATCACCAGGGAAGCAAAAAGCAGGCATCAAAGCTTTTGGTTTTCCCTAATCCTGCGAAAACATTTTTTATTGTTGAATATTCTTTGGACCGGCATTATGATGATGCCCTGTTGATCCTGACAGACATTTCGGGAAAACATATTGCATCCATTGATGCTGAGTGTCAACAAAACCAAGTACTTGTTCCTGTGCATGACCTTCCGGCAGGAATATATATTCTCCGGCTAATGCAGGGCTATAATATTTTAGAAAGTAAAAAAATATCTATTTCAAGATGA